The Myxococcales bacterium nucleotide sequence CGCCGCCGCGGCCGGCTGGCGCGTCGAGCGCTGGCTGCGCCGCTACGAGCAGGAGCGGGCCCTGGCCGACCCCTCGACCAGCGGCGAGACGTTTTACGTGCTACGAAAGGAATAATCCCTTGGACGAAAAATTCATCGATCTGGTTCAGCCTACTCTCGTACCGTGGGAAGAAGTCGAGCCGCTGTTCGCCGCGGTTTGGCGCAGCGGGCGGCTGACGGTCGGGCCGCATACCGAAAAATTCGAACGCGCCGCGTCGGCCCTGATGGGCGTCGAGCACGCTGTGGCGCTCAACAGTTGCACCAGCGGCCTGATGCTGGCCTACCGCGCGCTGGGGCTGACCGGCGAGGTCATCCTGCCCAGCTTCACCTGGACGAGCACCGGCCACGCGTTGATCTGGAACGGCCTGACGCCGGTTTTCGCCGATATCGAAGAAGGAACCTGCACCCTCGACCCGCGCGACGTCGAACGCCGGATCACTCCGGCGACCAGCGCGATCATCGCCACCAACGTCTTCGGCCTTTACCCGGACCTTGATGCCCTGCAACGCGTGGCGGATGCGGCCGGCGTCGTTCTGCTGTGCGACAGCGCGCAAGCCATCGGCGCCACTTATAAGGGACGCCGGGGCGGCGGGCTGTGCCGCGCGGAGATTTTTTCGTTTTCGCCGACCAAGGTGGTGACCGCCGTCGAGGGCGGCCTGCTGACCACCAACGACGCGGAACTCGCCCGCAAGGTGCGCCGGATGCGCGACTACGGCAAAACCGCCGACGGCAGCGACATCGAAAGTTTCGGCCTCTCGGCCCGGATCAGCGAATTTCACAGCATCGTCGGCCTGGCCAATCTGGAGCGGATCGAGACCCTGCTCGCCGCGCGCGAGAAGCTGGTGGCCGCGTATCGGGCCGCCCTCGCCGACGTGCCGGGCCTGACGTTCCAGACCCTTCCCGCCGCTTGCCGCTCGAGCCACAACTACTTCGTCACCTTCCTCGACGCGCGGCAATACGACCGCGACGAGGTCTGGAACGGCATGACCGATGCCAAGGTACACACCAAGCGGTACTTCTATCCGCCGTTGCATTGGCAGGCGGCCTATCACGGGTTCCCGCCGCCATCGCCGCCGCTGACCGTCACGGAACGCGTCTCCGTCAGCGCCCTGGCCCTGCCCCTGTTCTCGCACCTGACCGCCGCCGACGTGGCGGAGGTTTGCGAGCGCTACAAGCAAGTGCTGCGCGCCGCGAAAAAATAGGCCATTTAAGGTTTACAGACGCCGCCGCGGGCGTTTATTCTGATCCTTGGGAGGAGCCGAGGATATGGTGAATCTCATCGATTTGGTCCGCCGACAGTGCATCTACCTCGACCTGGTCGCGGCCGACCAGAATCAAGCGCTGGCCGCCGTCACGCGACGGATGGTCGCCGGCGGCGTGCTGTCGGCCGCCGACCAACCGGAACTGTTGCGCCGGCTGACGGAACGCGAATCGTTGTGCTCCACCGCGGTCGGACACGGCGCGGCGATTCCGCACTGCTACTACGACAAACTGACCACGCCGCTGATCGTCATCGGCCGGTTGTCGTCGCCGATCCACTATTGCAGCCCCGACGAGCGGCAGGTCGATTTGATCTTTTTGCTGCTGGGGCCCGAACGCGTTCCCGCGATGCACATCCAGATTCTAAGCCGGATCGTCCGCCTGCTGAAGGACGAACGCTTCGACGAGGAATTGCGCCGCGCCGACAGCCCGGAAGCCGTGTTGGCGGCCTTGCGGGAAGTGGAGAGCCGCCATCACTGAAGCACGCGCCGGCAAGCATTGCCTGATCATGGTCATCAACGACCAGCAGATGGTGTACGACGTCCTCGCGGCGCTGATGGAGGCGGGCATCACCACCGCGACGCTTATCGAAAGCCAGGGCATGGGCAAAATCGTCGCCGAACAGATGCCGATCTTCGCCGGGTTCCGCAATCTATGGGGCGGCGGCAGCGCTTACAGCACCACCGTTTTCACGGTGGTCGACGACGCGCGACTGCCCGAAGCCGCGGAACTCGTGCGGACCGTGATGTTCGAGGAAGCCGAAAAACCGGGCGGCGTATTTTTTACTTTGCCGGTCGATCATTTTTATGCCCGTCCCGCGTCCGACAAATAGCCCCCGCTTCCGCCGCACCGCCGAGGAGTGAAACGTGCGCCTGATCGCCGCCCTGCTTTTTCTGGGCCTGCTGACCCTGATCGGTTCGCGGTTCGCGACGCGCCGCTGGACGCCGCCCCGGTGGATCAAGCAATTCTTCGACTCGGGCCTGGCGTTCGTCTTTCTCGGTCTGACCGTCGGCCCGGCCGGCCTGAGCATCCTCGACGAAGCGGTCCTCGAACAACTGCGGCCGATCGTGCTGATCTGCCTGGGCTGGATCGGCTTTCTGTTCGGCATCCACCTCGAAGGCAAACGACTGGTGCGGATTCCGGCCCGTCTGTGGCTGGTCATTCTCGGCGAATCGTCGCTGACCCTGCTGCTGGTGCTGACGGCGATGTTCCTTTTCTTTATCCCGACGTTTATTCACGAATCCTTTTACGACCAACGGTGGCCCGCGCTGCTGACCATAGCGGTTTGTGCGGCGGGCACCGCGCCGGGAGCCGTCTTTCTGTTCACTTCGCGCCCCGGATTTCCCCGCCCGCTCGGCCGGGCCCTGCGCCTCGTCGCCACCCTGGACGATCTTCCCGGCCTGTTGGTTTTCGGCCTGCTCTTCGCCTGGTGGCCAACCCGGCCGCTCGGCCCGTTCGAAACGGCCGCCGGATTACTCTGGACGCTGCTTTACCTGCCGCTCGGTCTGTTGTTGGGTTTTCTGTTGAAAAGCACGGCCGCGCTCGCGCGCCGGGAACAGACCCATTTTCTCGCCGTGCTGGGAACGATCGCCTTCGGCGCCGGACTGGCGGCGCGGCTGCAACTCTCGCCGCTCGTGCTGGGCGCGGTCGCCGGCGCCGCCTTCGCCAATACGGCCGGCAAGAAAGAAGCGATTTACGCGTTGCTGGTCAGGTCGGAACATCCGATCTTCGTGCTGTTCATGATCCTGGTCGGTTGCCAGTGGACTTTTGCATCCGGCCATCTGATCGGCCTGACGGCGCTGTACCTGACGGCGCGCCTGCTCGGCAAGGCGCTCGGCGGCGCGGGTGTCGCGTGGGTCATGGCCGCCCCCGAACGGCGGTATTACCTCAGCGGCCTGGGGTTGCTCGGCCAGGGCGGCATGGCCGTCGCGATGGCGATCGATTACGCCCGCGCCTATCCCTCGGCGATTTCGGCGACCCTCGTCACGGTACTGTTGCTCGGCGTTCTGGGCAACGAGCTTTTCGCGTCGCTCGCGACGCTCTTGCCGTTCGGCCGCCAGTCGGATGCTGAAGCGCGGAGCCGTCGATGAACGTCGCCGTCCTGCTCGTCCTGCTCTTTCTGGGTTGGTTCCTCAACCTGATGGCCGCCCGGACACCCGCCGGTTACGGCGATCAGGCCGTGCTGGTGCTCGGTTTCGTCCTGCTCGGCGCCGCCGCCGTCGGGCGGTTGGTGCGCCGTGGCCGCCTGCCGATGATCACCGGTTACCTGCTGGCGGGCCTGGCGTTCGGTCCGCACCTCGCCGGCCGACTTTCGCCGCAGCTCACTCTTTTCACCCCCGAGGTTTTGCAGCAACTGCGGCTGATCGACGACCTGGCTTTGGGTTTGATCGCCTTTACCGCCGGCGGCGAGTTGAAAATGGCGACGCTACGGCCCCGCCTGCGCGCCATCCTGGCCGTGTCCGGCGTCCAGGTTCCTGTCGTCACGCTGGGGGTCGGTCTGGTCGCGTTCGCCCTGGGGCCGCACCTTTCCTTCCTGGCCGGAAAGCCGCCGACATTCTGGCTGGCCGCCGCGATGGTGCTGGGCATTACGGCGCTGGCGCCCTCGCCTGCCACGACGATCGCCGTCATCAACGAAAGCGAGGCGCGCGGGCCGTTCGCCACGGTGGCGATGGGCACCACCGTCACCAACGACGTGCTAAGCCTGCTGCTTTTTTCGGGCAGCCTGATGTTCGTCAACAAACTGTTGCAGCCGGAAACCGCGGTTGACCTGGCCATGCTCGGACTGGTGGTCTGGGAAGTGCTCGGTTCGCTGATCGCCGGCCTGCTCTTGGGTTTGGCCCTGCGCGGGTACATCCGCCACATCGGCCGCGAGTTGCCGCTGTTGATCCTGACGCTGGCTTTCGTTTCGATGCAGGCGGCCGCGGCGCTGCACCTGTCGGGCATCCTGGTCTGTCTGGCCGCCGGGTTTTACGTGGAAAACTTCACCGATCACGGCGAGGCGATGATCGCGGCGGTGGACCGCTACAGCCTGCCGGTATACATCGTTTTTTTCACGCTGGCCGGGGCGAAGATCAATCTG carries:
- a CDS encoding PTS sugar transporter subunit IIA, which gives rise to MVNLIDLVRRQCIYLDLVAADQNQALAAVTRRMVAGGVLSAADQPELLRRLTERESLCSTAVGHGAAIPHCYYDKLTTPLIVIGRLSSPIHYCSPDERQVDLIFLLLGPERVPAMHIQILSRIVRLLKDERFDEELRRADSPEAVLAALREVESRHH
- a CDS encoding DegT/DnrJ/EryC1/StrS family aminotransferase, with the translated sequence MDEKFIDLVQPTLVPWEEVEPLFAAVWRSGRLTVGPHTEKFERAASALMGVEHAVALNSCTSGLMLAYRALGLTGEVILPSFTWTSTGHALIWNGLTPVFADIEEGTCTLDPRDVERRITPATSAIIATNVFGLYPDLDALQRVADAAGVVLLCDSAQAIGATYKGRRGGGLCRAEIFSFSPTKVVTAVEGGLLTTNDAELARKVRRMRDYGKTADGSDIESFGLSARISEFHSIVGLANLERIETLLAAREKLVAAYRAALADVPGLTFQTLPAACRSSHNYFVTFLDARQYDRDEVWNGMTDAKVHTKRYFYPPLHWQAAYHGFPPPSPPLTVTERVSVSALALPLFSHLTAADVAEVCERYKQVLRAAKK